The following coding sequences are from one Microbacterium sp. SORGH_AS_0969 window:
- the trpA gene encoding tryptophan synthase subunit alpha, whose protein sequence is MTSRVSAAIEAAHAEGRGAFVAYLPAGFPDVATSIEAIIALAEAGADVIELGPPYSDPVMDGLVIQEATQTALANGFRMRDLFTIIREVTARTDVPILVMTYWNLVEQYGVDRYADELVAAGGAGLITPDITPDAAAAWIATSERTGLDRVFLAAPTSTDERLRMIVEASTGFVYTVSTMGITGERAELDAAARRLVERLRAHGADHACVGIGISNAAQVAGVVEYADGAIVGTALVKALRDGGVEGLSTLARELSAGTARRA, encoded by the coding sequence GTGACCTCGCGCGTCTCCGCGGCGATCGAAGCCGCCCACGCCGAAGGTCGCGGCGCGTTCGTCGCCTACCTGCCCGCCGGATTTCCCGACGTCGCCACGAGCATCGAGGCCATCATTGCCCTGGCCGAGGCCGGCGCCGACGTCATCGAACTCGGCCCTCCGTACAGCGACCCGGTCATGGACGGTCTGGTCATCCAGGAGGCGACCCAGACGGCCCTCGCCAACGGCTTCCGTATGCGCGATCTCTTCACGATCATCCGCGAGGTCACGGCACGTACAGATGTCCCGATCCTGGTCATGACGTACTGGAACCTCGTCGAGCAGTACGGCGTCGACCGCTACGCCGACGAGCTCGTCGCCGCCGGGGGAGCGGGGCTCATCACCCCCGACATCACGCCCGACGCCGCCGCCGCGTGGATCGCCACGAGCGAGCGAACCGGCCTCGACCGGGTGTTCCTCGCCGCCCCCACCTCGACCGACGAGCGCCTGCGCATGATCGTCGAGGCCTCGACGGGCTTCGTCTACACCGTTTCGACGATGGGGATCACCGGGGAGCGGGCCGAGCTGGATGCCGCCGCCCGACGACTCGTCGAACGACTGCGAGCGCACGGTGCCGACCACGCGTGCGTCGGTATCGGCATCTCCAACGCCGCTCAGGTGGCCGGAGTGGTCGAGTACGCCGACGGCGCGATCGTCGGAACCGCCCTGGTGAAGGCGCTCCGTGACGGCGGTGTCGAGGGTCTGTCCACCCTCGCACGCGAGCTGTCCGCGGGCACGGCGCGGCGCGCCTAG